Proteins encoded within one genomic window of Bacillus sp. SM2101:
- a CDS encoding aromatic acid exporter family protein, producing the protein MFKIGYRTLKTALGITISMALANFLQLENYISAGIITVLCIQSTKKESVLSSIDRFLACVVGIIFAFLFFEGFGYTPVSVGLLVLFFIPTTVMLRIQEGIITSIVIILHFYAAQQFTVQFVINELIIILIGILIALLVNIYMPSVEKRLRSYQQEVEGNFKKIFEHIVVYLRTNDMSWKGEEITATDTLIHEAKDVALKDIENRFLRKKDGYYHYFTMREKQFEIIERVLPTVTSITITVEQGEIIADFVEDLITGIHPGNTAKTYLVKLANMKKKFEDMPLPVSREEFEARASLLHFIKEMELYLIIKDSFIPMN; encoded by the coding sequence ATGTTTAAAATTGGTTATCGAACGTTGAAAACTGCACTTGGAATAACGATTTCAATGGCTCTTGCGAATTTTTTGCAATTGGAGAATTACATTTCTGCGGGAATTATTACTGTTTTATGTATTCAATCGACAAAGAAGGAATCGGTTTTGAGCTCAATTGACAGGTTTCTAGCTTGTGTTGTTGGAATTATTTTTGCATTTTTATTTTTTGAGGGTTTTGGATATACACCAGTTTCAGTCGGTCTATTAGTTTTATTTTTTATTCCTACAACTGTTATGTTGCGGATTCAGGAAGGAATAATAACGAGTATTGTAATTATTCTTCATTTTTACGCAGCGCAGCAATTTACTGTTCAATTTGTAATTAATGAATTAATTATTATTTTAATTGGTATATTAATTGCGTTACTCGTAAATATATACATGCCAAGTGTTGAAAAAAGATTACGAAGTTATCAACAAGAAGTCGAAGGTAATTTTAAAAAAATATTCGAACATATTGTTGTGTACCTACGAACCAATGATATGAGCTGGAAAGGTGAGGAGATAACAGCAACAGATACGCTAATACACGAGGCTAAAGATGTGGCACTTAAGGACATAGAAAATCGCTTTCTTCGGAAAAAAGATGGTTACTACCATTACTTTACTATGCGAGAAAAGCAGTTTGAAATTATAGAAAGAGTGTTACCTACAGTAACATCTATTACGATCACAGTGGAACAGGGAGAAATAATAGCTGATTTCGTAGAGGATTTAATTACAGGCATTCATCCTGGTAATACAGCAAAAACATACTTAGTTAAGTTAGCAAATATGAAGAAAAAATTTGAGGACATGCCTTTACCTGTTAGTCGTGAAGAATTTGAGGCAAGAGCTTCTTTACTCCATTTTATAAAAGAAATGGAGCTCTACTTAATTATTAAAGACTCGTTTATACCAATGAACTAG
- a CDS encoding chemotaxis protein CheW — MESNKVVVFNINKEEYGFPINQVVSIEKMASVTIIPQMPPYVIGVLKIRDELVPIIDTSTILFNNSFETMANIKIIVTKAKDITVGFVVDEAKEIIDIASEYIKEVQLVQFKKTSYFTGVANLQSRLVTLIDPAMLFDSLEGKEDIKGHMHSYQ; from the coding sequence ATGGAAAGTAATAAAGTGGTCGTTTTTAATATAAATAAGGAAGAATACGGATTTCCAATTAACCAAGTCGTTTCGATAGAAAAAATGGCGTCTGTTACGATCATTCCTCAAATGCCTCCATATGTGATAGGTGTCTTAAAAATTCGCGATGAGCTTGTGCCGATTATTGATACGAGTACTATTTTATTTAACAACTCTTTTGAAACTATGGCTAACATAAAAATAATAGTTACAAAAGCCAAAGATATTACTGTCGGCTTTGTAGTTGATGAAGCAAAGGAAATTATTGATATTGCTAGTGAGTATATAAAAGAGGTTCAACTTGTACAGTTTAAAAAGACATCTTATTTCACAGGTGTAGCAAATCTACAAAGTCGTTTAGTAACTTTAATTGACCCGGCTATGCTATTTGATAGTTTGGAAGGGAAAGAAGATATTAAAGGACATATGCACAGTTACCAATAA
- a CDS encoding DinB family protein, with product MLDYELMSIDMIRNKILASVEELTDSQINKRSSDDKWSIAQLLRHLYDSETGLTQMIKFAIEQSNTGNLERKPLFMILDRTQKGKVPEGRAPSQEFTTKDELLLLLAQSRQTLLRLIDEIKDQDEVERLAISFPKFGVLSVAQCLEFIGLHELRHFEQLNEIKLETLYVPVSP from the coding sequence ATGTTAGATTATGAGTTAATGAGTATTGACATGATTAGGAACAAAATACTAGCTAGTGTTGAAGAGTTAACAGATTCTCAAATAAATAAACGAAGTTCAGATGATAAATGGAGTATTGCACAGCTTTTGCGCCATTTGTACGATAGTGAAACTGGACTTACACAGATGATAAAATTTGCAATAGAACAATCTAATACTGGAAATCTAGAAAGAAAACCACTATTCATGATTCTCGATAGAACTCAAAAAGGTAAAGTTCCAGAAGGAAGGGCACCTTCACAAGAATTTACAACGAAGGATGAGTTACTATTACTGTTGGCTCAATCAAGACAAACATTGTTACGGCTAATTGATGAGATTAAAGATCAAGATGAAGTAGAAAGGTTAGCGATCAGTTTTCCCAAGTTTGGTGTATTAAGTGTAGCACAGTGTCTAGAGTTTATCGGCCTTCATGAGTTAAGACACTTTGAACAACTGAATGAGATTAAACTAGAAACTCTTTATGTACCTGTTTCACCATAA
- a CDS encoding L,D-transpeptidase, translating to MNWSMLLLFTISLSPIWPLGQNPIVGDPFVIINKQDNKLAYINDGDIQQVYPIATGATNKDTPQGEFTIIVKAINPYYRKKDIQGGSPKNPLGSRWLGLDVKGTQGRIYGIHGTNTPSSIGTYVTQGCVRMQNKDVEQLFERLPIGTKVLIVRSEDSFEELAIQYGAMKR from the coding sequence TTGAATTGGTCCATGTTGCTTTTGTTTACTATTTCTTTATCTCCAATATGGCCATTAGGGCAAAATCCAATAGTTGGTGACCCTTTTGTAATTATTAATAAACAGGACAATAAATTAGCATATATTAATGACGGGGATATACAGCAGGTTTACCCTATCGCTACTGGTGCTACTAACAAAGATACACCACAGGGAGAATTCACGATTATCGTTAAAGCAATTAATCCATATTATCGAAAAAAAGATATTCAAGGTGGCTCTCCAAAAAATCCATTAGGGAGCAGGTGGCTAGGGCTTGATGTCAAAGGTACACAAGGTAGAATTTACGGTATCCATGGTACGAATACCCCTTCATCTATTGGTACATATGTAACACAAGGCTGTGTTAGGATGCAAAATAAAGATGTTGAACAGCTTTTTGAACGATTGCCAATCGGTACAAAAGTTTTAATTGTTCGCAGTGAGGATAGCTTTGAAGAGTTAGCAATACAATATGGCGCAATGAAACGTTGA
- a CDS encoding DUF4871 domain-containing protein, which produces MKKNILCLFVIGILVGCSERTVTEESWEVSPTFTVKSEEHERELRGYKGEVAFLDTMDFTIGQGGKTRWFFWSEELKEVNEENFKLIGIHKKTGKEITLIESKGWEVVNQNDKETGIKGVLGAQSSQHTVFSLPTAGLWRLNAFIGDKLYGSIVVEVKE; this is translated from the coding sequence ATGAAAAAAAATATATTATGTTTGTTTGTTATTGGAATATTAGTAGGTTGTTCAGAAAGAACCGTTACTGAGGAGAGTTGGGAAGTTTCCCCTACATTTACTGTAAAAAGCGAAGAGCATGAAAGAGAGTTAAGAGGATATAAAGGTGAAGTCGCTTTTTTGGATACAATGGATTTTACAATTGGTCAAGGTGGTAAAACAAGGTGGTTTTTCTGGAGTGAAGAATTAAAAGAAGTTAATGAGGAGAATTTTAAATTGATTGGTATTCATAAAAAAACAGGAAAAGAAATAACTTTGATTGAATCAAAGGGGTGGGAAGTCGTAAATCAAAATGATAAGGAAACGGGAATAAAAGGTGTACTAGGGGCTCAATCGTCTCAACATACTGTGTTTTCACTTCCAACGGCTGGTTTATGGCGATTAAATGCTTTTATAGGGGATAAACTTTATGGAAGTATTGTTGTAGAAGTCAAAGAATAG
- a CDS encoding M20/M25/M40 family metallo-hydrolase: MIQQDRLVNEFIELVKVDSETKYETEIAKVLKEKFSSLGVKVVEDDTTSQTGHGAGNLICTLEGTKNGVDPIYFTSHMDTVVPGNGIKPSIKDGYIVTDGTTILGADDKAGLSAMLEAIRVLKENNIAHGTIQFIITVGEESGLVGAKVLDPSQIIAKYGYAIDSDGKVGNIVVAAPTQAKIIATIHGKTAHAGVAPEKGVSAITIASKAIAQMPLGRIDEETTANIGRFEGGTQTNIVCDRVDILAEARSLVQEKMEAQVAKMKDAFESVAEQMGGKADVEVNIMYPGFKFGDGDHVVAIAKKAAKKINRPCELQRSGGGSDANVIAGFGIPTVNLAVGYEEIHTTNEKIPIEELVKCAEMVVAIIEEVAN, translated from the coding sequence ATGATTCAACAAGATCGTCTAGTTAACGAATTTATTGAACTAGTGAAGGTAGATTCTGAAACTAAATATGAAACAGAAATAGCAAAAGTATTAAAGGAAAAATTTTCATCCTTAGGTGTAAAAGTAGTTGAAGATGATACAACTTCACAAACAGGGCATGGTGCTGGCAATTTAATTTGCACATTAGAAGGTACAAAAAATGGTGTTGACCCAATCTATTTTACGTCACATATGGATACAGTTGTACCAGGAAATGGCATCAAACCTTCGATCAAAGATGGCTACATTGTAACTGATGGCACAACGATTTTAGGTGCAGATGATAAAGCTGGATTATCTGCAATGCTAGAAGCCATTCGCGTGTTAAAAGAAAATAATATAGCGCATGGAACGATTCAATTTATTATTACTGTTGGTGAAGAGTCTGGTCTAGTTGGTGCAAAAGTATTAGACCCATCGCAAATCATTGCAAAGTATGGTTATGCTATTGATAGCGATGGTAAAGTAGGTAATATTGTGGTAGCTGCACCTACGCAAGCGAAAATAATAGCAACCATCCATGGGAAAACAGCTCATGCTGGAGTTGCTCCGGAAAAAGGAGTTTCTGCAATAACAATTGCGTCAAAAGCAATTGCACAAATGCCGTTAGGTCGTATTGATGAAGAAACTACTGCAAATATTGGACGCTTCGAGGGTGGCACCCAAACAAATATTGTTTGTGATCGTGTTGATATTTTAGCTGAGGCACGCTCATTAGTTCAGGAAAAAATGGAAGCACAAGTTGCGAAAATGAAGGATGCCTTTGAATCTGTTGCAGAACAAATGGGTGGAAAAGCTGATGTTGAAGTCAACATTATGTATCCAGGATTTAAGTTTGGAGATGGCGATCATGTTGTTGCGATCGCAAAAAAAGCTGCAAAAAAAATCAATCGTCCATGCGAACTACAAAGAAGTGGTGGGGGCAGTGACGCTAATGTAATTGCTGGGTTTGGAATCCCAACAGTCAACTTAGCAGTTGGTTATGAGGAAATACATACAACAAATGAAAAAATACCAATAGAAGAATTAGTGAAATGTGCTGAAATGGTCGTTGCAATTATTGAAGAAGTAGCGAATTAA
- a CDS encoding hemolysin III family protein encodes MATTHTFTKKEEIANAITHGIGALLSVAALVILIVTAATEGTAWHVVSFTIYGVTMLLLFLSSTLVHSFPDGRVKDLFQIFDHSAIYLFIAGTYTPILFTVIKGALGWTLFGIVWGLAIAGVIFKVFFVKKFLYTSTFMYVLMGWIIVFAWKPLTVSIPVVGMYLLVLGGVLYTVGTIFYMWRSFPYHHAVWHLFVLAGSAAHFFAVLNF; translated from the coding sequence ATGGCCACAACGCATACATTTACGAAAAAAGAAGAGATTGCCAACGCCATAACACATGGAATTGGAGCTTTACTAAGTGTAGCCGCACTCGTTATACTCATTGTTACCGCTGCAACAGAGGGAACAGCATGGCATGTCGTTAGCTTTACGATATATGGTGTGACGATGCTTTTACTATTCTTATCTTCAACTTTAGTTCATAGTTTCCCTGATGGAAGGGTCAAGGATTTATTTCAGATTTTTGATCATTCAGCGATTTACTTGTTTATTGCAGGAACGTATACACCCATTTTATTTACTGTTATTAAAGGTGCGTTAGGCTGGACGTTATTTGGAATAGTTTGGGGTCTTGCCATCGCGGGAGTTATTTTTAAAGTATTTTTTGTTAAGAAATTTCTTTATACTTCTACTTTCATGTATGTATTAATGGGTTGGATCATTGTGTTTGCTTGGAAGCCGCTTACTGTAAGTATACCTGTGGTAGGAATGTACCTACTCGTTCTTGGAGGAGTGCTTTATACAGTAGGAACGATTTTTTATATGTGGCGCAGCTTTCCATACCACCATGCAGTTTGGCATTTATTCGTTCTTGCTGGTTCAGCTGCACACTTTTTTGCAGTCTTAAATTTTTAG
- the mce gene encoding methylmalonyl-CoA epimerase translates to MVKKIDHIGIAVRSIKEALPFYQDVLHLHLEGIEEVESEKVRVAFLKIGESKLELLEPINTDSPIAVFIEKRGEGIHHIALAVDSIEQRLEDMKLNGIRVINEKAKTGAGGSKIAFIHPKSSKGVLFELCEKRKQED, encoded by the coding sequence ATGGTAAAGAAAATTGATCATATTGGTATTGCAGTACGTTCCATAAAGGAAGCGCTACCATTCTATCAAGATGTACTTCACCTACATTTAGAAGGAATCGAAGAGGTTGAGTCTGAAAAAGTTCGCGTAGCCTTTTTAAAAATAGGTGAATCTAAGCTAGAACTATTAGAACCAATAAACACAGATAGCCCCATAGCAGTTTTTATTGAAAAACGTGGAGAAGGTATCCATCATATAGCATTAGCTGTAGACTCTATAGAACAACGACTAGAAGATATGAAGTTGAACGGGATTCGGGTGATTAACGAGAAAGCAAAAACGGGTGCAGGAGGTTCGAAAATAGCTTTTATTCATCCTAAATCGTCAAAAGGTGTTTTATTTGAGCTATGTGAAAAAAGAAAGCAGGAGGATTAG
- the prli42 gene encoding stressosome-associated protein Prli42, whose translation MSRKKTQKVIIYVMLGTMLLTTLLAGASTWL comes from the coding sequence ATGTCCCGTAAAAAGACACAAAAGGTTATCATTTATGTCATGCTCGGTACAATGTTACTTACTACGTTATTAGCTGGTGCTAGTACGTGGCTATAA
- a CDS encoding carboxyl transferase domain-containing protein: MEDIYEKINDLYDRRRKVEMGGGDNKIAKQHEKGKLTARERIELLVDEGTFVELNPFIEHRCNDFGLGNKEGPGDGVVTGYGKVNGKPIYLFSQDFTVFGGALGEMHAKKIANVMDLAVQNGAPFVGLNDSGGARIQEGVLSLDGYGHVFYRNSIYSGVIPQISVIMGPCAGGAVYSPAITDFVFMVEKTSQMFITGPKVIETVTGEQISSEDLGGANVHNSISGNAHFSGQTEEEVLAQVRRLLSYLPQNNEEKAPIYDASSDDDYRADLTDVIPFDPVRPYDVRKVIEQVVDEGSFLEIHEHFARNIVVGFARIRGEVVGLVCNQPKFMAGGLDIDSSDKAARFIRFCDSFNIPLITFEDVTGFFPGVKQEHGGIIRHGAKILYAYSEATVPKLTVILRKAYGGAYVALNSKSIGADIVFAWPNAEIAVMGPQGAANIIFANEINASENPEEIRAQKIEEYREKFANPYVAASQGMVDDVIDPRETRIKIVQALEMLRNKKEQRPKKKHGNIPL, translated from the coding sequence ATGGAAGACATCTATGAAAAAATTAATGACCTATACGATCGACGTAGAAAAGTTGAGATGGGTGGTGGGGATAATAAAATAGCTAAACAGCATGAAAAAGGTAAATTAACAGCTCGAGAGCGTATTGAGCTGTTAGTAGATGAAGGAACATTTGTTGAATTAAACCCATTTATTGAACATCGTTGCAACGACTTTGGCTTAGGTAATAAGGAAGGTCCTGGAGATGGAGTTGTAACAGGATATGGGAAAGTCAACGGGAAACCGATATATTTATTTTCACAAGATTTCACTGTTTTTGGTGGTGCGCTAGGGGAAATGCATGCTAAAAAAATAGCAAATGTAATGGATTTAGCTGTTCAAAATGGTGCCCCATTTGTCGGACTAAATGACTCTGGTGGTGCGAGAATCCAAGAAGGGGTTTTGTCTTTAGATGGCTATGGCCATGTCTTTTATAGAAACTCAATCTATTCAGGTGTGATTCCACAAATTTCTGTAATTATGGGACCTTGTGCAGGAGGAGCTGTGTACTCCCCTGCAATTACTGATTTTGTTTTCATGGTAGAAAAGACGAGTCAAATGTTCATCACTGGTCCAAAAGTAATTGAGACTGTAACTGGTGAACAAATTAGCTCAGAGGATTTAGGTGGAGCAAATGTACATAATTCTATAAGTGGGAATGCCCATTTTTCTGGTCAGACTGAAGAGGAGGTACTCGCTCAAGTTCGAAGGTTACTAAGTTATTTACCCCAAAATAATGAGGAGAAGGCTCCGATATATGACGCTTCATCAGATGATGATTATCGAGCAGATTTAACAGATGTGATCCCATTTGATCCTGTACGTCCATATGATGTCCGTAAAGTCATTGAACAAGTGGTAGATGAAGGCTCTTTTTTAGAAATTCATGAGCACTTTGCTCGCAATATAGTTGTAGGCTTTGCGCGAATAAGAGGCGAAGTAGTTGGGCTTGTATGTAACCAACCAAAGTTTATGGCGGGGGGATTAGATATCGATTCCTCAGATAAGGCTGCACGATTTATTCGTTTTTGCGATTCGTTTAACATTCCACTTATCACGTTTGAAGATGTGACGGGCTTTTTCCCTGGTGTTAAACAAGAACATGGTGGAATTATTCGTCACGGTGCAAAAATTTTGTATGCCTATTCTGAAGCGACTGTTCCAAAATTAACCGTAATACTACGTAAGGCATATGGTGGAGCATATGTTGCGCTAAACAGTAAGTCAATCGGAGCAGATATTGTATTTGCATGGCCAAATGCTGAAATAGCTGTAATGGGCCCTCAAGGTGCGGCAAATATTATTTTTGCAAACGAAATTAACGCAAGTGAAAATCCTGAAGAGATACGAGCACAAAAAATAGAAGAATACCGGGAAAAGTTTGCAAATCCATATGTAGCAGCTAGTCAAGGTATGGTTGATGATGTCATCGACCCACGAGAAACGAGAATTAAAATAGTTCAAGCGCTTGAAATGTTGAGGAATAAGAAAGAACAGCGTCCAAAAAAGAAACACGGTAACATCCCGTTGTAG
- a CDS encoding neutral/alkaline non-lysosomal ceramidase N-terminal domain-containing protein, which produces MYKKMLLFVIIFVVVLSYSPVVKTESATNSNGFDYYVGAGMYDITGPAAEVVMMGYADSAQKTEGLHFRLRSRAFIMKEKDTNNNVVFVSADVGQIFHSVTQGVINKLEQNGYGHLYNYSNVILSATHSHSGPGGYSHEGLYNVSTFGFHEENYQAIVDGIYESIIRAHYNLEPGYVEITEGYLDGTSANRSIEAYNNNPESERSKFQDSVDKTVTHLNFRNQQGELLGIINWFAVHPVSMSQENHLISGDNKGYASYLYEQEMETDYNANKTFVAAFAQSNEGDVTPNIFGDGKGYGDDDFDSTKRSGEIQFEKAKALSNLAETRLTGQISSRHEFVDFSNLVVDPQYTDGEERRTYPSTMGYSFAAGTEDGRTNLPVFVEGMTQPEYSVDGYDNLVTYAQGLLTLVPQIGEMSGVLYPELWEQHYPKPILFAPSEVSPDPWTPQIIPLQMVQIGQLSILAVPAEFTSMAGRRLKESVNEHMAPQFNGENYVVIAGLSNSYSSYVTTPEEYDIQHYEGASTQFGKWTLSGYLQEFDKLSNAIINNEAIAPGPLPKDLSNEQVYFDIGIIFDAPPIFKNFGDVKEDVQSSYQKGNIVSVSFWSGHPNNNFRTQSTYLEVQKLENGEWITVANDGDWETKFRWIRESTILGTSSSLIEWEIPYDADAGDYRIVHYGAYQTITGKVYEYEGTSSEFTVE; this is translated from the coding sequence TTGTATAAGAAAATGTTGTTATTTGTTATTATTTTTGTTGTTGTACTTTCATACTCGCCTGTAGTAAAAACTGAAAGCGCTACCAATTCAAATGGATTTGATTATTATGTAGGTGCTGGTATGTACGATATAACGGGCCCAGCTGCAGAAGTAGTGATGATGGGGTATGCTGATTCTGCTCAGAAAACAGAGGGTTTGCATTTTCGTTTACGCTCTAGAGCTTTTATAATGAAAGAAAAAGATACAAATAATAATGTTGTATTTGTAAGTGCTGATGTAGGACAAATTTTTCATTCTGTAACACAAGGGGTAATCAATAAATTAGAGCAAAACGGCTACGGTCATCTTTATAATTACAGCAACGTAATACTAAGTGCAACACACAGTCATAGTGGGCCAGGTGGATACTCGCATGAAGGGCTATATAATGTTTCTACATTTGGGTTTCATGAAGAAAACTATCAAGCAATCGTAGATGGGATTTATGAATCTATTATTAGAGCACATTATAATCTTGAGCCAGGATACGTTGAAATAACAGAAGGGTATTTAGACGGAACAAGTGCAAATCGGTCTATCGAAGCATATAACAATAACCCTGAAAGTGAACGAAGTAAATTTCAAGACAGTGTTGATAAAACGGTGACACATCTTAATTTTCGCAATCAACAAGGTGAGTTGCTAGGAATTATAAATTGGTTTGCTGTTCACCCTGTCTCAATGAGTCAAGAAAATCATTTGATTTCCGGAGATAATAAAGGGTACGCATCTTATTTATATGAACAAGAGATGGAGACAGATTATAACGCTAATAAAACATTTGTTGCTGCTTTTGCACAATCAAATGAAGGAGACGTAACCCCTAACATATTTGGAGATGGTAAAGGTTATGGTGATGATGACTTTGATAGTACTAAAAGATCTGGAGAAATTCAATTTGAGAAAGCAAAAGCATTAAGCAACTTAGCTGAAACGCGGTTAACAGGGCAGATAAGCTCTAGGCATGAATTCGTAGATTTTTCAAATTTAGTAGTTGATCCACAATATACCGATGGTGAAGAAAGAAGAACGTATCCATCGACGATGGGATATTCTTTTGCAGCTGGTACAGAGGATGGTCGAACCAATTTACCGGTTTTTGTTGAAGGAATGACACAACCTGAATATTCAGTTGACGGTTATGATAACCTTGTAACTTATGCACAAGGACTATTGACTCTCGTTCCGCAAATAGGTGAAATGAGTGGGGTGTTATATCCGGAGCTATGGGAGCAGCACTATCCGAAGCCAATATTATTTGCACCGTCAGAAGTATCACCTGATCCATGGACTCCACAAATTATCCCATTACAAATGGTTCAAATTGGTCAGCTTTCGATTCTAGCCGTGCCTGCAGAATTTACATCAATGGCCGGTAGAAGGTTGAAAGAGAGTGTAAATGAGCATATGGCTCCACAATTTAACGGTGAAAATTACGTAGTCATTGCAGGGTTATCAAACTCGTACAGCAGTTATGTTACAACGCCTGAAGAATATGATATCCAGCATTATGAAGGAGCATCAACTCAATTCGGGAAATGGACGTTAAGCGGATACTTGCAAGAATTTGATAAATTATCAAACGCGATTATTAATAATGAAGCAATAGCTCCTGGTCCACTTCCAAAAGATTTAAGTAATGAACAAGTGTATTTTGATATTGGTATTATTTTTGATGCACCACCAATTTTTAAGAACTTTGGTGATGTAAAAGAAGATGTGCAATCGTCTTATCAAAAAGGGAATATCGTTAGTGTTAGTTTTTGGTCTGGACATCCAAATAATAATTTTAGGACACAGTCCACATACTTAGAAGTTCAAAAGCTTGAGAATGGTGAGTGGATAACTGTTGCTAATGATGGAGATTGGGAAACGAAGTTTAGGTGGATAAGAGAATCAACAATATTAGGGACTTCCTCCTCTTTGATTGAATGGGAAATTCCTTATGACGCAGATGCTGGGGATTACCGAATTGTTCATTATGGTGCTTATCAGACTATTACAGGAAAGGTATATGAGTACGAAGGGACCTCTTCAGAGTTTACTGTAGAGTAA
- a CDS encoding nitroreductase family protein has translation MFFKSIDDESEVLKLSAEQLIKERRSASNFEEDIKMTEHDFEQIFELVKYAPSAFNLQHTHYVVVQNAETKLALKEAAFGQHKVGTASATIVVLGDRLAYQQAADIYEGLVNLNILSKQEFDHTIQSINQLYESRGSQFLTEEAIRNASLSAMLFMIAAKEHRWDTCPMIGFDPTQVKKILQLEDRYEPVLLITIGKEKLSSRSPRGYRKPVREFVTFT, from the coding sequence ATGTTTTTCAAATCAATAGATGATGAAAGTGAGGTATTGAAATTGAGCGCAGAGCAATTAATCAAAGAAAGACGGTCCGCAAGTAATTTTGAAGAAGATATCAAAATGACCGAACATGATTTCGAACAAATATTTGAACTAGTAAAATATGCTCCATCAGCATTTAACTTGCAGCATACACACTATGTTGTCGTACAAAATGCTGAAACGAAGCTTGCACTCAAAGAAGCAGCTTTTGGTCAACACAAAGTAGGTACAGCTTCTGCAACAATCGTTGTTTTAGGTGATCGGCTAGCTTATCAACAAGCTGCCGATATATATGAAGGACTTGTAAACTTAAATATACTCAGTAAGCAAGAATTTGATCATACGATTCAAAGTATTAATCAACTATATGAATCTCGCGGTTCTCAATTCTTAACAGAAGAAGCAATTAGAAATGCTAGCTTATCAGCAATGTTATTTATGATTGCAGCTAAAGAACACCGATGGGATACTTGCCCAATGATTGGTTTTGATCCTACTCAAGTAAAAAAGATTTTACAGTTAGAGGATCGCTATGAACCTGTATTATTAATTACAATTGGCAAAGAAAAATTATCTAGTCGTTCTCCAAGAGGATATAGAAAACCAGTAAGAGAGTTTGTTACGTTTACATAA